The Methanolobus sp. WCC4 genome includes the window CCCTGTCCTATTGGAAGGTGCTCGTCGTGTGCACCGTTGTTGTCGTGGATATGCATATGTGAGAGTTTGCTCTTGCACTTGGACACGAACTCGTCCAGAAGTCCCATGGTGTTCGCGTGTCCCACGTCAAGGGTCATGCCCACGTTGTCCCTGTCCACCTGTTCCAGTATGTCCAGCATCTCATCGGGATAGCGGCCGAATATCTTGGGGAAATTTGGCATGTTCTCTACAGCTATGGTGATGCCCATGTCCGCCGAGTGGTCACACAGAATTTGAATTGACTCTATGCAGGTATCCCATGACCTCTCTGGGAGTTTGGCACCATATGGTGAAAGATAACCCGGATGCAGCACAGCTACTTCAACAAGACCGGATGCCATAGTGAGATAGTGCTTCATCTGCCTCATGACCTCACCGTGTATACCGGGATTGAGACCTGCAAGGTTCATATCTGAGAATGGAAGGTGCATGCTCAGTTTCAGGTTCGTGGTCTCTTTGACATCCCTGACCTTTGGCAGGTTCTCCTCTGTGAGACACTGTAAACCCTCCTGAACTATCTCCCAGCCAGTGTATCCGACATCCTCAAGGGTGTAAGCCCACTCAAAAGGTTCCTCCACAACTGCACGTGACGAGAAGCTCAGGTTCCTGATATTCATCTTTAAACATCCCTTATATCCATTTCAAAATCAGGAACTCCATCCTCTGTTGGCGGGGTCAGCCAGTCGAAGAACCTCTCCATTTCTGACTCATTATCTGCTTCGATGGTCACATCGATAGAACCAAGGGGTTCTGCCTGAGCAGGATAGTTCAGGCGGCCGACAGTTGCAACCTGCTTGCTGATGATAAAAGAAGTTTCCAGACCATCCTCTGACAGTCCCACATTCAGCCTTGTGCGGGAAGTATCAATTATCTCCTCTGCCCTGATCTGGTTATGGATATTCTTCAGGGCATAGATGTCACTTTCACCTGTGAACCTGCCGCTATATTCTGAGACTTCCTCGTAATCGAAGTCCATGTCCGGGAATATCTGCATCAGAGCAGAGTATACTTTATCCTTGCTTTCAGTGGGATTCACAACTGTTGAAACTGTAACCTTTATCATATCATCGACACCCCTGCATTCTGTCTTATTCCACAAGCGCGGTGATCTTTTCCACGAACTCCTCAAGGGTGTCGTTGTTCTCTACAACAACATCAGCGATCTCCATGGCCTCACCCATACCCCAGCCGAGTTCACGCTCATCCCTGACCTTAAGCTCACTTATGTCCTTCATATCATCGCATCTCTTACGGGCAAGGACACGCTGGAACCTTATCTCAAGCGGGGAATCCACTGACACCAGGGTGAAGTCATCTCCGAATGCTTCCTTGAAACGCTCTACCTCAGGAACACTGCGGACACCATCAATCCCTATGAAGGCCTCATTTGTGGCCTGAATCTTCGGGATACATCTCTTTGCAACAGCGTCCCTGCCTTCATTCTCACGCAGGTCGGTACCTACTCCACCTGTATTGGCATCGGTTGGTTCCAGTCCCCTGCGGACCACCTCTTCCCTGATGACGTCTCCCATATTGATAACAGTGATACCCTTCTGGCGAAGAACGGATGCTGCCTCTGATTTGCCCGAGGCCGGCATTCCAACAAAAGCTAAGATCTTAGTCATGGATGAACCTGTTCTAGTTTATGTTAATTGTAAGATTTAAAGAATGAATGATATTCTGAGTTAGTTCAATAGAATTTTCCATACATCCTACTTATATATTAGTATACCCTTCGATAGAACTGTCCCTGACAATATCATAATTATACTCTTTAAAAAACAGGTGTTGTTGACCGTCAATAGCATCACATCGGATTCCCATGAAGATCGCAGACCTCGATATCCCCGGAAACGTCCTCCTTGCACCAATGGCAAATGTCACGAACCTGCCGTTCCGTCTCATGTGCAGGAGATACGGAGCATCCATCACATATTCTGAAATGATCAGTGCAGACGCTGTCATATATGAGAATCAGAAAACACTCGTTCGCGGAAAGAGCTGCGAGGACGAACGGCCATTAGGGATCCAGATATTCGGCAATTCACCGGAAGTCATGACCAAGGCAGCCCTTCGGATAGAGGAAATGTACCGGCCTGAGATCATCGATATCAATTTCGGCTGTCCTGCAAGACTCCTGACAAAGGATGGTTGCGGATCAGCACTCCTGAGGACACCTGAACTGATATACGAGATAGTGAGCAGTCTCTCGGAGGAACTATCAACTCCTGTGACAGCAAAGATACGTATCCTTGAGGACATGGAAAAGACACTGGAGATAGCACACCTCATCGAGAGTGCAGGAGCAGCTGCACTGACCGTTCATGGAAGGACAAGGCAGCAGCAGTATGCAGGCAAAGCCAACCACGACCATGTCAGGAGGATCAAGCAGGAACTGGGCATACCTGTGATCGCCAATGGGGATATCTTTGATGAGCTCTCAGCTGAAAGGGTACTGGAATACACGGAATGTGACGGGATAATGATAGGCAGGGCTGCAATGGGCAATCCTTTCCTGTTCAAAAGGATATCCCACTACCTTGAAACAGGGGAGATACTTGAGTACAGGGAATGTGACCAGAGGATCGCTGATCTCAGTGAATATTTCCGGCTTCTGGAAGAGTTCGACCTGATGCACACAGTGCATATAAAGGCGCAAGCACAGTGGTTCACCCGCGGGATGAGAAATGGCAGACATATAAGGAGAAGTATCGCGGCATCAGAAAGCATCGAAGAAATACTCTGGAATCTGGACGAAATGTGCAAACATGCCGACTAATGCTGTTTGTATAAACTTTTAACAGTATGGGACTTATTGATATTATTATACTATAATGATTTAACGGTGTAAATTACCGAAAGACTAAATAGTAATTAACCGATTCTACACAATTAAACATTGCATTTAACGTCAGTTGACGAAAAAAATTGTGTCTTTCTGGCATAATATTCGACACTGTGCAATGATGCTAGCCGACAAAAACGATCATTATCGGAATGAATTGTTATATTTGTTATTTACACACGGTTTATGGAGAATTCTAGATGAAAGAAATACGAATACACGGTCGAGGCGGACAGGGCTCTGTCACAGCTGCTGAACTTCTGGCCGTTGGTGCCTTTGCAGACGGAAAATTCAGCCAGGCATTCCCCGCATTTGGTGTGGAAAGAAGGGGTGCACCGGTTCAGGCGTTCACAAGGATCAACGATGAACCTATCAGGCTCAGAAGCCAGATCTACGAACCAGACTATGTTATT containing:
- a CDS encoding sugar phosphate isomerase/epimerase family protein, translated to MNIRNLSFSSRAVVEEPFEWAYTLEDVGYTGWEIVQEGLQCLTEENLPKVRDVKETTNLKLSMHLPFSDMNLAGLNPGIHGEVMRQMKHYLTMASGLVEVAVLHPGYLSPYGAKLPERSWDTCIESIQILCDHSADMGITIAVENMPNFPKIFGRYPDEMLDILEQVDRDNVGMTLDVGHANTMGLLDEFVSKCKSKLSHMHIHDNNGAHDEHLPIGQGNIDWKKLMEGLSGYKGLMVTEMGSVEEGRQCIEYLKSL
- a CDS encoding RNA-binding domain-containing protein; translated protein: MIKVTVSTVVNPTESKDKVYSALMQIFPDMDFDYEEVSEYSGRFTGESDIYALKNIHNQIRAEEIIDTSRTRLNVGLSEDGLETSFIISKQVATVGRLNYPAQAEPLGSIDVTIEADNESEMERFFDWLTPPTEDGVPDFEMDIRDV
- a CDS encoding AAA family ATPase, translated to MTKILAFVGMPASGKSEAASVLRQKGITVINMGDVIREEVVRRGLEPTDANTGGVGTDLRENEGRDAVAKRCIPKIQATNEAFIGIDGVRSVPEVERFKEAFGDDFTLVSVDSPLEIRFQRVLARKRCDDMKDISELKVRDERELGWGMGEAMEIADVVVENNDTLEEFVEKITALVE
- the dusB gene encoding tRNA dihydrouridine synthase DusB; protein product: MKIADLDIPGNVLLAPMANVTNLPFRLMCRRYGASITYSEMISADAVIYENQKTLVRGKSCEDERPLGIQIFGNSPEVMTKAALRIEEMYRPEIIDINFGCPARLLTKDGCGSALLRTPELIYEIVSSLSEELSTPVTAKIRILEDMEKTLEIAHLIESAGAAALTVHGRTRQQQYAGKANHDHVRRIKQELGIPVIANGDIFDELSAERVLEYTECDGIMIGRAAMGNPFLFKRISHYLETGEILEYRECDQRIADLSEYFRLLEEFDLMHTVHIKAQAQWFTRGMRNGRHIRRSIAASESIEEILWNLDEMCKHAD